A window of the Candidatus Paraluminiphilus aquimaris genome harbors these coding sequences:
- a CDS encoding penicillin acylase family protein, whose translation MSSVLSKPMVRRVVGALAVGSVLSLVACKEQGSALPIPKYTATVTKTEFGIPHITADSWGSLGFGEAYTAAEDQLCNMALALVQARGESAAAFGPGPRNRNASRDIVVKALGISEKAETALNQQAPNIRQWIKGYTAGFNQYVTEQQGNYGSWCDQADWVRPVTANEFMAQYVTLVHTLPRIAGAIVAAAPPAKTLSFQSPPPSEPDTRDIHIAALRSAPSLSNTLTDMKLRDMGSNAWAIAAERSENGKGLLLANPHYPWYGIARFWEKHLTIPGVYNAYGAGLIGAPGVAVGFNEALGWSHTVSNSKRTVVYQLTLNPENPNQYRFENEWRDLTSAEVNIAIKTEQGLVEKAHTVYFSHHGPMMALPGLSDNPMTAFAVRDANAENIHTFAQWQAMGSAQSMDAFIDAHRQHNAMPWVNTIAASKDGRAVYIDNSNVGALSEEAIATWHNTLKAVPKLQYLFLSKGLVILDGSKAVNEWLETDSPVPNTEPFERRPLIESEQYVFNSNDSYWLSDPDKPAASLSPLYGPTMTPRSVRTRMNIALLRSDSDYGYAGDDGKFSRAEMQNALFSNDSLTAAMLLPELLDACRADPVRDVDGTTVDLLTACNVLDNWDRQFNSESRGAVLFREWITRYPYDETYLGSSLFKNGFNPAAPATTPYGLADSDQALDTLAQAVVLLGGEGIALDTALGNLQIGHRLDRQYPLHGGNRYEGIANLQVSNSPGNNPTETPIFTGSENFIAGSNSLSETGYNVVHGSSFIMTLGWGDDGPKAEALLSYSQSGDPNSPHFDDQTQLYAQKAWRPIRYTLEDIQANAVSTRIVSSAE comes from the coding sequence ATGAGTTCAGTTTTATCAAAGCCGATGGTGAGACGCGTTGTCGGCGCCTTAGCAGTGGGTAGCGTCCTTTCGTTGGTAGCCTGCAAAGAGCAAGGAAGCGCTTTACCAATACCCAAGTACACAGCAACCGTCACAAAAACCGAGTTTGGCATACCGCACATCACCGCTGACTCGTGGGGGTCCTTAGGCTTCGGCGAGGCCTACACCGCCGCTGAGGATCAGCTCTGTAATATGGCGCTAGCGCTCGTGCAGGCGCGCGGCGAAAGTGCCGCCGCATTTGGTCCAGGGCCAAGAAACCGCAACGCAAGTCGCGATATCGTAGTTAAAGCCCTTGGAATATCAGAGAAAGCTGAGACGGCGCTAAACCAACAGGCACCCAATATTCGGCAATGGATAAAGGGTTACACGGCCGGCTTTAACCAGTATGTCACTGAGCAGCAAGGGAATTACGGCTCTTGGTGTGATCAAGCCGACTGGGTGAGGCCTGTCACAGCGAATGAGTTCATGGCGCAGTATGTGACTTTGGTCCACACCCTGCCTCGCATCGCAGGCGCCATCGTTGCTGCAGCGCCACCTGCAAAGACACTCTCTTTTCAGTCGCCCCCGCCCAGCGAACCCGACACGAGAGATATACACATAGCCGCTCTGCGCTCAGCACCCAGCCTGTCCAACACACTCACCGACATGAAACTGCGTGATATGGGTTCTAACGCTTGGGCAATTGCGGCAGAGCGCTCTGAAAATGGTAAAGGCCTTCTGCTGGCTAACCCTCACTACCCTTGGTATGGCATCGCGAGATTCTGGGAAAAGCACCTCACAATTCCTGGTGTCTATAACGCCTACGGCGCGGGACTTATTGGAGCGCCGGGTGTCGCGGTTGGCTTTAACGAGGCGCTGGGTTGGTCTCATACGGTGTCGAATTCCAAACGCACTGTCGTTTACCAACTCACCCTAAACCCCGAAAACCCGAATCAGTACCGCTTCGAAAATGAGTGGCGTGATCTGACATCTGCCGAGGTCAACATCGCCATCAAGACAGAGCAGGGGCTTGTAGAGAAGGCACATACCGTCTACTTCTCGCATCACGGCCCGATGATGGCGCTTCCTGGACTCAGCGATAACCCAATGACCGCCTTCGCCGTGCGAGACGCGAATGCTGAGAACATTCACACCTTCGCGCAGTGGCAGGCTATGGGAAGTGCGCAGAGCATGGATGCGTTCATCGATGCCCACCGTCAACACAACGCAATGCCGTGGGTAAATACGATTGCTGCCTCCAAGGATGGCCGCGCGGTTTACATCGATAACTCCAATGTCGGGGCGCTCAGCGAAGAGGCGATCGCCACTTGGCACAACACCCTAAAAGCGGTTCCTAAGTTGCAATACCTTTTCCTGTCAAAGGGCCTGGTCATCTTAGACGGTAGTAAAGCGGTGAACGAGTGGCTCGAAACAGACTCGCCCGTCCCTAATACGGAACCCTTCGAGCGACGCCCTCTTATCGAAAGCGAACAGTATGTTTTTAATTCAAACGACAGCTACTGGCTTAGCGACCCTGATAAACCGGCAGCGTCCCTGTCCCCTCTCTACGGCCCCACGATGACGCCACGCAGTGTTCGCACGCGAATGAATATCGCTTTGCTGCGATCTGACAGCGACTATGGTTACGCGGGTGATGATGGAAAATTCAGCCGGGCCGAAATGCAAAACGCCCTATTCAGCAACGATAGCCTCACCGCGGCGATGCTTCTCCCTGAGCTGCTTGACGCCTGTCGCGCTGACCCAGTTCGGGATGTGGACGGAACCACCGTAGATCTCCTCACTGCTTGCAACGTGCTTGATAACTGGGATCGACAGTTCAACAGTGAGTCACGTGGCGCGGTATTGTTCCGAGAGTGGATCACTCGCTACCCCTACGATGAAACCTATTTGGGATCATCTTTATTTAAAAACGGTTTTAACCCAGCGGCGCCTGCCACCACGCCCTACGGGCTTGCTGACTCAGACCAAGCCTTGGATACACTAGCGCAGGCAGTCGTACTGTTAGGCGGCGAAGGCATTGCACTCGACACCGCCCTGGGGAATTTGCAAATTGGGCACCGACTTGACCGTCAGTACCCTTTACATGGCGGCAATCGATACGAGGGTATTGCCAACCTCCAAGTATCAAATTCGCCAGGCAATAACCCGACGGAAACGCCTATCTTTACGGGCAGTGAAAACTTCATTGCGGGCAGCAACAGTTTGTCCGAGACGGGCTACAACGTGGTTCATGGCTCTAGCTTTATCATGACCTTGGGCTGGGGTGATGACGGTCCAAAAGCCGAAGCGCTACTGTCTTACTCTCAGTCAGGCGATCCTAATTCTCCGCACTTTGACGATCAGACTCAGTTATACGCACAAAAAGCTTGGCGTCCGATTCGCTACACGTTGGAAGATATTCAAGCGAACGCTGTATCAACCCGGATTGTTAGCTCCGCTGAGTGA
- a CDS encoding SDR family NAD(P)-dependent oxidoreductase: protein MKTAFITGAAQGIGLAIARQFAREGYQVGLFDVNAARCEELLSHPEFKHAVAGFCDVRDSASINEALSTFTQATGGQLHVLVNNAGVLSGGEIMTHSESQIRAMVDVNVTGLTMVSCAAHPLLKATEGAMVINLCSASSIHGIPLLAVYSATKFYVDGLTQALNLEWEDDDIYVTCIKPPVIDTEMGRSLDPRHIENMTWEMKPDAVATAVYGLTQRRALHHVLGSSTRTWHRVSRLFGMGVSRWFTQRIVG from the coding sequence ATGAAAACAGCATTTATTACGGGCGCTGCGCAGGGTATTGGGCTCGCCATAGCCCGCCAATTTGCGCGTGAGGGTTATCAAGTTGGTTTATTTGATGTCAACGCAGCGCGTTGCGAAGAGTTACTGTCGCACCCCGAGTTTAAACACGCAGTCGCGGGCTTTTGCGACGTTCGCGATAGCGCGTCGATTAACGAGGCCTTGTCCACCTTCACACAGGCGACAGGAGGCCAGTTACATGTGCTTGTAAACAACGCAGGTGTTTTATCTGGTGGGGAGATCATGACCCACTCCGAGAGCCAGATTCGTGCGATGGTCGATGTCAATGTAACGGGATTGACGATGGTCTCCTGTGCGGCGCATCCGCTACTCAAAGCGACGGAGGGTGCCATGGTGATTAATCTTTGCTCGGCCTCAAGCATTCACGGCATTCCATTATTGGCGGTCTACAGTGCGACTAAATTCTATGTAGACGGACTTACGCAGGCGCTCAATCTTGAGTGGGAAGACGACGATATTTATGTGACTTGCATTAAGCCGCCTGTCATAGACACTGAAATGGGTCGCTCTTTGGATCCTCGCCACATTGAAAATATGACGTGGGAAATGAAACCCGACGCTGTGGCCACTGCTGTCTACGGGCTAACGCAGCGCCGTGCGCTCCACCACGTCCTGGGCTCATCAACCCGCACTTGGCACCGGGTAAGTCGATTATTTGGCATGGGCGTGAGTCGGTGGTTTACGCAGCGAATTGTGGGCTAA
- a CDS encoding spinster family MFS transporter → MTDTNSAEQSVTNPYGSTKAAYYALGILTLVYSINFIDRQLLSILQESIKADLMLSDAQLGLLTGFAFALFYTFAGLPIASLADRSNRRNIVAISLTIWSGMTALSGLAQNYWQLLLARVGVGIGEAGGSPPSHSMISDMFPPDKRASAIGFYSTGISIGILFGFLFGGWLNEFFGWRIAFFVVGVPGVILATILYLTVPEPIRGLTENRVTSGDNPTMLAVFKLLVSRPSFIFMALGAAMNAFAGYSTANWVASFMIRTHEMPTGELGTWLALIIGVGGAIGVFGSGVLADKLGKDDKRWYMWVAVCACAISVPLQISTFWVDGPYTALLCMVIPSVLANAYLGATIASVHGMVGLKMRAVSSALLFFILNIIGLGMGPTTVGLVSDLMVDQHGTDSLRYAMMYIVPTAMFISGVLYMIASRFIREDLSKAPD, encoded by the coding sequence ATGACAGATACTAATTCAGCGGAGCAATCCGTAACCAACCCGTACGGCTCAACGAAAGCTGCCTATTACGCGCTCGGTATCCTTACCCTCGTTTACAGCATCAACTTTATCGACCGGCAACTTCTGTCGATCCTGCAAGAGTCGATTAAAGCCGACTTAATGTTGAGCGATGCGCAGCTTGGTCTGCTCACTGGTTTTGCATTTGCTCTCTTTTACACATTTGCCGGTCTCCCCATCGCGAGCTTGGCCGATCGTAGCAATCGCCGAAACATCGTGGCGATCTCACTTACGATTTGGAGTGGTATGACCGCGCTAAGCGGTCTCGCTCAAAACTATTGGCAGTTACTGCTTGCACGCGTAGGCGTGGGCATTGGCGAGGCTGGCGGCAGTCCGCCGTCGCACTCAATGATTTCCGATATGTTTCCGCCAGATAAGCGAGCCAGTGCCATCGGTTTCTATTCAACCGGAATCAGTATTGGCATTCTTTTTGGTTTCCTTTTTGGAGGCTGGCTCAATGAGTTTTTTGGCTGGCGAATCGCCTTTTTCGTGGTGGGGGTTCCGGGTGTCATTCTTGCTACAATCCTTTATTTGACGGTACCCGAACCCATTCGTGGGCTTACAGAAAATCGTGTAACCAGCGGTGACAACCCGACAATGCTGGCAGTTTTTAAGCTGCTCGTAAGCCGTCCTTCCTTCATCTTTATGGCACTGGGCGCTGCGATGAACGCCTTCGCGGGCTATAGCACGGCAAACTGGGTGGCGTCTTTCATGATCCGCACGCACGAGATGCCGACCGGAGAGCTCGGTACATGGTTGGCACTGATTATTGGCGTGGGTGGTGCGATAGGTGTTTTTGGTTCTGGGGTCTTGGCAGACAAGTTAGGCAAGGATGACAAGCGTTGGTATATGTGGGTGGCGGTTTGTGCCTGCGCGATTTCTGTACCGTTACAAATTAGCACGTTCTGGGTAGACGGTCCTTACACGGCACTTTTATGTATGGTGATTCCGTCGGTCCTGGCCAACGCTTACCTTGGCGCAACGATTGCCTCTGTTCATGGCATGGTGGGGCTTAAGATGCGTGCGGTTTCGTCAGCATTATTGTTCTTCATTCTTAATATTATTGGGCTCGGTATGGGACCTACCACCGTTGGTTTGGTGAGCGATTTAATGGTCGATCAACACGGTACGGACTCCCTGCGTTACGCCATGATGTATATCGTTCCAACCGCTATGTTTATTTCGGGCGTTCTTTATATGATTGCCTCACGCTTTATCCGTGAAGATCTATCGAAGGCACCGGACTAA
- a CDS encoding SDR family NAD(P)-dependent oxidoreductase, which translates to MKKVCLIIGAGAGIGGSVGAKFAANGYHAALCRRSDADGLQHLVDGIESNGGSASGHLLNAVEAGAIEKLVEEVEQIGQIEVVLFNLGAQIGNRSLEGTALKTFELGWQMACMGLFRLAKAVIPAMEARGKGTILVTSATAAVRGNAGQHSHAAAMGGRRMLCQSLNAEYASKGIHVAHIIVDGAVDAPDTLGKMLGAEMFEKLRETRGKEHDGLLLPTEMAETYFHIAHQHRSAWTHELDLRAYSDLAWWNHAP; encoded by the coding sequence ATGAAGAAAGTGTGCCTAATTATCGGAGCGGGGGCCGGTATTGGTGGTTCGGTCGGCGCAAAGTTTGCGGCGAATGGCTACCATGCAGCGCTTTGTCGCCGAAGTGATGCTGATGGCCTGCAACATCTAGTCGATGGCATTGAGTCAAATGGTGGCTCTGCTTCCGGGCACCTGCTCAATGCCGTTGAGGCTGGCGCCATCGAGAAATTGGTCGAAGAAGTCGAGCAAATTGGCCAAATTGAAGTGGTACTGTTTAACCTTGGTGCGCAAATCGGCAATCGATCACTCGAGGGAACCGCCCTCAAAACCTTTGAACTTGGATGGCAAATGGCCTGTATGGGTCTATTTCGACTCGCCAAAGCGGTCATCCCGGCGATGGAAGCGCGCGGCAAGGGCACCATCCTAGTCACATCAGCCACAGCAGCCGTGCGAGGAAATGCAGGTCAGCATTCTCATGCCGCCGCCATGGGCGGTAGACGAATGCTCTGCCAATCGTTGAACGCAGAATACGCATCTAAGGGCATACATGTTGCCCATATCATCGTTGATGGTGCAGTGGACGCCCCCGACACACTGGGCAAGATGTTAGGTGCTGAAATGTTTGAAAAACTGCGTGAAACCCGAGGGAAGGAACACGACGGACTGCTCTTACCCACCGAGATGGCGGAAACCTATTTCCACATTGCGCATCAGCACCGATCCGCTTGGACACACGAGCTCGACCTGCGCGCCTATTCAGATTTAGCATGGTGGAATCATGCACCGTGA
- a CDS encoding formyl transferase encodes MRIALFYNRDIYAHLALNLLTLKLSEHSLGFFYSEHVGTKVERDNRLQKLAEFEKSFDTLPGNSFEQLAKSANSFENAITDINGVDAEKLTDFKPDLVVSIRFGQIFQASTISISRLGVINLHSGLLPDYKGVMASFWSLLNGASELGTTLHWITDNKIDSGEIISRCTQPVRHGLTYSQQVRALYEPGVEQIVRALGDIESLAKRQKKNLPDGHYYSFPEPKHLDAFEESGWKLY; translated from the coding sequence GTGCGCATCGCTCTTTTCTATAACCGCGATATTTACGCCCACCTAGCGCTTAATTTATTAACGTTAAAACTAAGTGAGCACTCACTTGGATTTTTTTATTCTGAGCATGTTGGCACGAAGGTCGAGCGTGATAATCGACTGCAAAAGTTAGCGGAATTTGAGAAATCATTTGATACGCTGCCCGGAAACTCCTTCGAACAGCTCGCTAAATCTGCTAACAGTTTTGAAAATGCTATAACCGACATAAACGGCGTTGACGCTGAAAAACTCACTGACTTTAAACCCGATCTGGTGGTCAGTATTCGTTTCGGACAAATTTTTCAGGCATCTACAATTTCAATTTCTCGATTGGGTGTCATTAACCTCCACTCGGGACTGCTTCCTGACTACAAAGGTGTCATGGCGAGCTTTTGGTCATTACTTAATGGCGCGTCAGAATTGGGAACAACGCTCCATTGGATCACTGACAATAAAATAGACTCTGGCGAGATAATTTCGCGTTGCACACAGCCCGTTCGACACGGACTCACTTATAGCCAGCAAGTCCGCGCGCTCTATGAGCCGGGTGTCGAGCAGATAGTCAGGGCCCTCGGTGATATCGAGTCGCTCGCAAAGCGACAAAAAAAGAACCTCCCCGACGGCCATTACTACAGTTTTCCAGAACCCAAGCACTTAGATGCTTTTGAAGAGAGCGGATGGAAACTTTACTAA
- a CDS encoding TauD/TfdA dioxygenase family protein — translation MTLTVTPSGQACGARIEGIDLTQDLNASQIEELRQLWLEHKVIALPNQSLAPEDLERVANYFGEVGEDPFFGHIDGYPNICAIQRDADEKTPIFAEIFHTDWSFMQIPPAGTALFGITIPPHGGDTLFADQVKAYEDMPDALREKVKGLTAIHSAALGYAPDGAYGDNDQASGRSMQIKPSEKARETCPHPMVRTHHETGTKALFSSAAYIQSFQDMSLEASQALAMELYAHQTQEKFQYRHKWEKDMLVIWDNRSLLHCATGGFDGYDRLLHRVTIADTKW, via the coding sequence ATGACGCTGACCGTAACACCCTCTGGGCAAGCCTGCGGTGCTCGCATTGAGGGCATCGACCTAACGCAAGACCTTAACGCGTCTCAGATTGAAGAGCTCAGACAGCTATGGCTCGAGCACAAGGTCATTGCGCTCCCTAATCAGTCACTGGCGCCTGAAGATCTCGAGCGGGTAGCAAACTATTTTGGCGAAGTCGGTGAGGACCCCTTTTTCGGGCACATCGATGGCTACCCCAATATATGTGCGATCCAACGTGACGCAGATGAGAAAACACCGATCTTTGCCGAAATTTTCCACACTGACTGGAGTTTCATGCAAATACCGCCAGCGGGTACTGCACTGTTTGGCATCACGATTCCACCGCATGGTGGAGACACATTATTTGCAGACCAAGTGAAAGCTTACGAGGACATGCCTGACGCGCTACGCGAGAAAGTTAAGGGCCTGACGGCTATACATTCTGCGGCACTCGGTTATGCGCCAGACGGCGCCTACGGAGATAACGATCAAGCCAGTGGGCGCAGTATGCAGATCAAGCCCAGCGAAAAGGCACGTGAAACCTGCCCCCACCCCATGGTGCGAACGCATCATGAAACAGGCACCAAGGCTCTATTTTCGTCGGCAGCCTATATTCAAAGTTTTCAAGACATGTCCCTTGAGGCGTCACAAGCACTCGCCATGGAGCTTTACGCTCATCAAACGCAAGAGAAATTTCAGTACCGACATAAATGGGAGAAGGACATGTTGGTCATCTGGGATAACCGTTCGTTACTCCACTGCGCAACTGGCGGATTTGATGGCTATGACCGCTTGCTTCACCGCGTAACGATTGCGGATACAAAGTGGTAG
- a CDS encoding 1-acyl-sn-glycerol-3-phosphate acyltransferase: MKWPHLGNAIPQRIQPIRALIGRTVFKLTGWKLVGNLPNESKLVIVALPHSSNFDFILALSVIWGWGLKINFMAKHTLFKFPQGLFFRAVGGIPVDRRSAHGLVEKMTHEFNSRSSLILGIAPEGTRNSDGSLKAGFARIAKAASAPVVPIIVNYKTKTLTLGNLVSDLSDVDGIIEAVKAQGLGGHRRAPARL, translated from the coding sequence ATGAAATGGCCACATCTCGGCAATGCTATTCCACAGCGAATCCAACCGATTAGAGCGCTAATTGGGCGAACAGTCTTTAAGCTCACGGGGTGGAAGCTGGTTGGCAACCTTCCGAATGAATCAAAATTAGTCATAGTGGCCCTGCCCCACAGCTCCAACTTCGATTTCATTTTGGCGCTATCGGTCATTTGGGGCTGGGGGCTTAAGATCAACTTCATGGCGAAACACACCCTGTTTAAGTTCCCTCAGGGCCTTTTCTTCAGAGCGGTTGGAGGTATTCCCGTTGATCGTCGATCCGCACACGGATTGGTGGAAAAAATGACGCATGAATTCAACTCGCGATCGTCTTTGATCCTTGGTATTGCGCCGGAAGGCACACGTAACAGCGATGGGAGCCTCAAAGCGGGCTTCGCGCGAATCGCCAAAGCAGCATCGGCGCCAGTGGTTCCTATCATCGTCAATTACAAGACGAAAACGCTCACGTTAGGGAACCTCGTATCGGACCTGAGTGATGTTGACGGCATTATCGAAGCGGTAAAAGCGCAAGGGCTGGGTGGTCATCGACGGGCACCTGCACGGCTGTAA
- a CDS encoding alpha/beta hydrolase: protein MNLQLAIIDLLRGTPKPVLRLLSGKPSRIDGRTLDLNMHMMAKLAARGASSTGAPMTVNALRQAASAYNSLNLPIADGVTTLDTALALRGNTLNARIYRPAAVSGELPAVLFFHQGGLVIMDHLTDDHFCSLLAARCEAVVISLEYRLCPEHRFPSPIEDAQALWDHVHANAADMNIDPSRVALAGDSAGGLISSSLAITLRDQGGVQPVALCLAYPWVTTNDEDQPSLSSCANAFPLTAATMEFFNEQVFPNDREKDSPLANPLLIDDLSNFPPTIIGTAGFDPIRDQGNAFAQRLMASGNEVKHYCFDSLTHSYLMFGRVSKAAEDACETLASSLAELLSRAS from the coding sequence ATGAATCTGCAGCTTGCCATCATCGACCTACTTCGGGGAACGCCGAAGCCCGTTCTTCGGCTCCTCTCAGGAAAGCCAAGCCGCATCGACGGTCGTACGCTAGACCTCAATATGCATATGATGGCCAAGCTCGCTGCACGCGGTGCGAGCAGCACTGGTGCACCCATGACCGTTAACGCCCTCAGGCAAGCGGCGAGTGCCTATAACAGCCTTAATCTACCGATCGCTGATGGCGTGACGACACTCGATACCGCCTTAGCGCTAAGAGGCAATACGTTGAACGCACGCATCTACCGTCCAGCGGCCGTCTCGGGAGAGCTCCCCGCTGTGCTCTTTTTCCACCAAGGCGGACTCGTGATCATGGATCATCTTACCGATGATCATTTTTGCTCGCTCCTGGCCGCTCGTTGCGAGGCCGTTGTTATCTCTCTCGAATACCGTCTATGCCCCGAGCACCGCTTTCCGTCACCGATCGAGGATGCGCAGGCCCTGTGGGATCACGTACACGCCAACGCAGCAGATATGAATATTGATCCTTCGCGAGTGGCACTCGCTGGCGATAGTGCTGGCGGGCTGATCAGTAGTAGTTTGGCGATTACCTTGCGCGATCAAGGCGGTGTACAACCTGTAGCCCTCTGCCTCGCCTATCCGTGGGTCACCACCAATGATGAGGACCAACCCTCTCTAAGTAGCTGTGCAAACGCCTTCCCTCTCACTGCAGCCACCATGGAATTCTTCAACGAGCAGGTCTTCCCAAATGACCGAGAGAAAGACAGCCCATTGGCCAACCCTCTGCTTATCGACGATCTCAGCAACTTCCCGCCCACCATCATAGGCACCGCAGGCTTCGACCCGATAAGGGATCAAGGCAATGCATTCGCGCAGCGACTAATGGCGTCTGGAAACGAGGTTAAGCATTACTGTTTTGACAGCCTCACGCACAGTTATTTGATGTTTGGCCGAGTGAGCAAAGCTGCCGAGGACGCTTGCGAGACACTTGCCTCATCGCTCGCTGAGCTGCTTAGTCGAGCGAGCTGA
- a CDS encoding APC family permease, which produces MSQTGGYSVNVATAVVIANMVGTGVFTSLGFQLLAIESTGAIMWLWVLGGLCALCGALCYAELGAHHVGSGGEYHFLSELIHPYAGFLSGGVSATVGFAAPIALAALTFGAYLATAFPEAPPKVTASLLILAMVALHIRTYRESSRGQVLLTLLKLALIILFIATAWLVGSQYPQQLPLVSLLDVGEVATGAGAVALIYVTYAYSGWNAATYILGELEEPQRDLPRALVVGCAVVTLVYVMLNTVFLTSAPLGDLSGEVEIAYIVAGEVLGSGGAFVVSLLLSGILISTVSAMVMAGPRALQRLGEDYRGLRWLGAINSHGLPRNAIILMGVVALIFLWTSTFEQILLFAGLVMATNTLFTVMALFISRARRHDDAKSVFTIPFYPLPAIIFLTITGWTVLYTAVQYPIQLALTLALIALGYPFFRLLERQRGN; this is translated from the coding sequence ATGTCGCAGACAGGCGGTTATTCGGTCAATGTTGCCACGGCTGTGGTGATTGCCAATATGGTCGGGACCGGTGTCTTTACCTCGTTGGGGTTCCAGTTGTTAGCCATCGAATCAACGGGCGCTATTATGTGGCTATGGGTACTCGGTGGTCTCTGCGCATTGTGCGGCGCCCTTTGTTACGCCGAGCTTGGCGCACACCACGTCGGCTCGGGCGGCGAATACCATTTCTTATCGGAGCTGATTCACCCCTACGCAGGTTTCCTCTCTGGCGGTGTGTCAGCCACTGTCGGCTTTGCGGCGCCGATTGCTCTGGCGGCACTCACTTTCGGTGCGTATTTGGCGACTGCCTTTCCCGAAGCGCCACCGAAAGTAACGGCGAGCCTGCTGATTCTCGCAATGGTGGCCCTCCATATTCGGACCTACCGTGAAAGTTCTCGGGGTCAGGTTCTGCTCACCCTGCTCAAGCTGGCTTTGATTATTCTTTTTATTGCGACAGCGTGGCTCGTTGGGAGTCAATATCCGCAGCAGCTACCCTTGGTCTCACTTCTGGATGTAGGCGAAGTTGCAACCGGCGCGGGCGCTGTGGCACTTATCTATGTCACTTACGCCTACTCGGGGTGGAACGCGGCAACCTATATTTTGGGTGAGTTGGAGGAGCCGCAACGCGACTTACCTCGAGCGCTTGTTGTGGGCTGTGCGGTGGTAACTCTCGTTTATGTAATGTTAAACACGGTTTTCTTAACATCGGCACCGCTGGGTGACCTATCAGGAGAGGTCGAGATTGCCTACATAGTCGCAGGTGAGGTGCTGGGTTCAGGGGGAGCGTTCGTCGTCTCTCTGCTGCTCTCTGGCATTTTGATATCAACCGTGAGCGCCATGGTTATGGCTGGCCCTCGCGCGCTGCAGCGGTTGGGTGAGGATTACCGTGGATTACGTTGGTTAGGCGCTATCAATTCTCATGGCTTACCCCGCAACGCCATTATATTGATGGGTGTTGTGGCACTTATTTTTCTTTGGACATCGACCTTCGAGCAAATACTGCTATTTGCCGGACTCGTTATGGCCACGAATACGCTTTTCACCGTGATGGCTTTATTTATTAGTCGCGCCCGTCGCCACGACGACGCTAAATCCGTATTCACGATTCCCTTTTACCCTCTCCCCGCAATTATATTCTTGACGATTACAGGCTGGACTGTGCTTTACACGGCGGTTCAATACCCTATTCAGCTCGCTTTAACGCTCGCCTTGATCGCTCTCGGCTACCCTTTCTTTCGGCTTCTAGAGCGCCAGCGGGGTAATTAA